A single Desulfovibrio piger DNA region contains:
- the carA gene encoding glutamine-hydrolyzing carbamoyl-phosphate synthase small subunit, with product MKALLVLEDGFCLQGKSFTGDFETGGEVIFNTGMTGYQEVLTDPSYYGQMVCMTYPLIGNYGITAEDMESGRVHMRALLVKECCKEPSNWRSRESLPDFLKRWNVPGMEGLDTRALTRHLRINGAMRGVISTRDLDVESLRAKACALPSMEGQNLVPFVAARKPYILTADGPRDVQFDADGAYAWQGTGIPLLVYDFGVKWNILRLLAEAGFEPLAVPPSFTPDQARASGARGVFLSNGPGDPATLKDEIAIIRELVKEFPVTGICLGHQLIGHALGGTTAKLKFGHHGCNHPVKDLGTGRIEISSQNHGFHVVLDGLDDVEATHINLNDQTLEGLRHKTLPVMSVQYHPEAAAGPHDGRYLFERFHEMMKAALA from the coding sequence ATGAAAGCATTACTGGTACTTGAAGACGGTTTCTGCCTTCAGGGCAAATCCTTTACCGGCGATTTCGAGACCGGTGGGGAAGTGATTTTCAATACAGGCATGACCGGCTATCAGGAAGTGCTCACCGACCCCTCCTATTACGGACAGATGGTGTGCATGACCTATCCGCTCATCGGCAACTACGGCATCACCGCCGAAGACATGGAATCCGGCCGCGTGCACATGCGCGCCCTGCTGGTCAAGGAATGCTGCAAGGAGCCCTCCAACTGGCGTTCCAGGGAATCCCTGCCGGACTTCCTCAAGCGCTGGAACGTGCCCGGCATGGAAGGCCTGGACACCCGCGCCCTGACGCGCCACCTGCGCATCAACGGCGCCATGCGCGGCGTCATCTCCACCCGCGACCTGGATGTGGAGAGCCTGCGCGCCAAGGCCTGCGCCCTGCCCAGCATGGAAGGCCAGAACCTGGTGCCCTTCGTGGCCGCCCGGAAGCCCTACATCCTCACGGCCGACGGCCCCAGGGACGTCCAGTTCGACGCCGACGGCGCCTATGCCTGGCAGGGCACGGGCATCCCGCTGCTGGTCTATGACTTCGGCGTGAAGTGGAACATCCTGCGTCTGCTGGCCGAAGCGGGCTTCGAGCCCCTGGCCGTGCCGCCTTCCTTCACGCCGGACCAGGCCCGCGCCAGCGGTGCCAGGGGCGTGTTCCTGTCCAATGGCCCCGGCGACCCCGCCACCCTGAAGGACGAGATCGCCATCATCCGCGAACTGGTGAAGGAATTCCCCGTGACCGGCATCTGCCTGGGCCACCAGCTCATCGGCCACGCCCTGGGCGGCACCACGGCCAAGCTGAAGTTCGGCCACCACGGCTGCAACCATCCGGTCAAGGATCTGGGCACGGGCCGCATCGAGATCTCGTCCCAGAACCACGGCTTCCACGTGGTGCTGGACGGCCTGGACGATGTGGAAGCCACCCACATCAACCTCAATGACCAGACCCTGGAAGGCCTGCGCCACAAGACCCTGCCCGTCATGAGCGTGCAGTACCATCCCGAGGCGGCCGCCGGTCCCCACGACGGGCGCTACCTCTTCGAGCGCTTCCATGAGATGATGAAGGCCGCTCTGGCCTAA
- the carB gene encoding carbamoyl-phosphate synthase large subunit has product MPKRTDLHKILVIGAGPIVIGQGCEFDYSGSQAVKALKEEGYEVVLVNSNPATIMTDPHMADATYIEPIEQQTLAAIIRKERPDALLPTLGGQTALNAALGLAKSGVLAECGVELIGARAEVIEKAESRELFRQAMESIGLKVPASGIAHNMDEVRALGDVLPFPLIIRPAFTLGGTGGGIAYNMADLEEVAGHGLSASPVSEVMIEQSVLGWKEFEMEVMRDKNDNCVIVCSIENVDAMGVHTGDSITVAPAQTLTDAEYQMMRDASFAIMREIGVETGGSNVQFGINPDNGEMVVIEMNPRVSRSSALASKATGFPIAKLAAKLAIGYTLDELRNDITRETAASFEPAIDYCVVKIPRFTFEKFPGAKDELTTSMKSVGEAMSIGRTFKEALQKGLRSMEIGASGLGFNFRRELPPLAEIMAGLRKPHSRRVFTLRQALLAGVSVEEIHEASGIDPWFIRQMRDIVDMETRIRDFGLANDMTPLNPELPEILREAKEYGFSDRQLSEMWKRPETDIRRLRKEMGIVPTFYLVDTCAAEFEAYTPYYYSTYEKGDEVQTRDCRKVLILGGGPNRIGQGIEFDYCCCHASFALRDAGIMAIMVNSNPETVSTDYDTSDRLYFEPLTFEDVMNIVEKEKPEGVIVQFGGQTPLNLAVPLMRAGVPILGTSPDAIDRAEDRERFQALIEKLGLLQPPNGTAMDLDQALEVAERITYPVVVRPSYVLGGRAMAVVYDKEELVEYFREQVPEKPEHPILIDKFLEHAVEVDVDALSDGKEVYVAGIMEHIEEAGIHSGDSACVLPSFSLSYDHVALIAAQAEALARELKVVGLMNIQFAIKGDDLYILEVNPRASRTAPFVSKATGVPLPYMATQVMLGKTLDELDPWSMRRGGFTCVKEAVLPFQRFPGVDIILGPEMHSTGEVMGMGSDFPEAYYKSQLASGQDLPQGGNVFISVNDRDKPILPEVAAMFADLGFHLLATSGTARYLRERGLEVEEVLKVYEGRPNIVDRMINGDVALVINTASGKNTARDSKSIRHTAVSYGVPYCTTVAGAKASAIAIGKRREDTHVESLQEYYAREARG; this is encoded by the coding sequence ATGCCCAAACGCACGGATCTACACAAAATTCTGGTTATCGGCGCAGGTCCCATCGTCATCGGCCAGGGCTGTGAATTCGACTATTCCGGCTCCCAGGCCGTGAAGGCCCTCAAGGAAGAAGGCTACGAGGTGGTGCTGGTCAATTCCAACCCGGCCACCATCATGACCGACCCCCACATGGCCGACGCCACCTATATCGAACCCATCGAGCAGCAGACCCTGGCGGCCATCATCCGCAAGGAACGCCCCGATGCCCTGCTGCCCACCCTTGGCGGACAGACGGCGCTCAACGCCGCTCTTGGTCTGGCCAAGAGCGGCGTTTTGGCGGAGTGCGGCGTGGAGCTCATCGGTGCGCGTGCCGAAGTCATCGAAAAGGCCGAAAGCCGCGAACTGTTCCGGCAGGCCATGGAGAGCATCGGCCTCAAGGTGCCTGCCAGCGGCATTGCCCACAACATGGATGAAGTGCGCGCCCTGGGCGACGTGCTGCCCTTCCCGCTCATCATCCGCCCGGCCTTCACCCTGGGCGGCACCGGCGGCGGCATCGCCTACAACATGGCCGACCTGGAAGAAGTGGCCGGTCACGGCCTTTCCGCCAGTCCCGTGTCCGAAGTCATGATCGAGCAGAGCGTGCTGGGCTGGAAAGAGTTCGAGATGGAAGTCATGCGTGACAAGAATGACAACTGCGTCATCGTCTGCTCCATCGAGAACGTGGACGCCATGGGCGTGCACACCGGTGACTCCATCACCGTGGCCCCGGCCCAGACCCTGACCGACGCCGAGTACCAGATGATGCGCGACGCTTCCTTCGCCATCATGCGCGAGATCGGTGTGGAGACCGGCGGCAGCAACGTGCAGTTCGGCATCAATCCCGACAATGGCGAGATGGTGGTCATCGAGATGAACCCGCGCGTGTCGCGTTCCTCGGCCCTGGCCTCCAAGGCCACCGGTTTCCCCATCGCCAAGCTGGCCGCCAAGCTGGCCATCGGCTATACCCTGGACGAACTGCGCAACGACATCACCCGCGAGACCGCGGCCAGTTTCGAGCCGGCCATCGACTACTGCGTGGTCAAGATCCCGCGCTTCACCTTTGAAAAATTCCCCGGCGCCAAGGACGAGCTGACCACCTCCATGAAGAGCGTGGGCGAGGCCATGAGCATCGGCCGCACCTTCAAGGAAGCCCTGCAGAAGGGCCTGCGTTCCATGGAGATCGGCGCCTCCGGCCTGGGCTTCAACTTCCGCCGCGAGCTGCCGCCCCTGGCCGAGATCATGGCCGGTCTGCGCAAGCCCCATTCGCGCCGCGTCTTCACCCTGCGCCAGGCCCTGCTGGCCGGCGTGAGCGTGGAAGAGATCCACGAGGCGTCGGGCATCGACCCCTGGTTCATCCGCCAGATGCGCGACATCGTGGACATGGAGACCCGCATCCGCGACTTCGGCCTGGCCAACGACATGACGCCCCTGAACCCCGAGCTGCCGGAGATCCTGCGCGAAGCCAAGGAATACGGCTTCTCCGACCGTCAGCTCTCCGAGATGTGGAAGCGTCCCGAGACCGACATCCGCCGTCTGCGCAAGGAGATGGGCATCGTGCCCACCTTCTACCTGGTGGATACCTGCGCCGCGGAATTCGAAGCCTACACGCCCTATTACTATTCCACCTATGAAAAGGGCGACGAAGTGCAGACCAGGGACTGCCGCAAGGTGCTGATCCTCGGCGGCGGCCCCAACCGTATCGGCCAGGGCATCGAGTTCGACTACTGCTGCTGCCATGCCTCCTTCGCCCTGCGCGACGCGGGCATCATGGCCATCATGGTCAACTCCAACCCCGAGACCGTCTCCACGGACTACGACACCTCCGACCGCCTGTACTTCGAGCCCCTGACCTTTGAAGATGTGATGAACATCGTGGAAAAGGAAAAGCCCGAGGGCGTCATCGTGCAGTTCGGCGGCCAGACCCCGCTGAACCTGGCCGTGCCGCTGATGCGCGCCGGTGTGCCCATCCTGGGCACCTCGCCCGATGCCATCGACCGCGCCGAAGACCGCGAACGCTTCCAGGCCCTCATCGAGAAGCTGGGCCTGCTCCAGCCGCCGAACGGCACCGCCATGGACCTGGATCAGGCGCTGGAAGTGGCCGAGCGCATCACCTATCCCGTGGTGGTGCGTCCCAGCTACGTGCTGGGCGGCCGCGCCATGGCCGTGGTCTACGACAAGGAAGAGCTGGTGGAGTACTTCCGCGAACAGGTGCCCGAAAAGCCCGAGCATCCCATCCTCATCGACAAGTTCCTGGAACATGCCGTGGAAGTGGATGTGGACGCCCTGTCCGACGGCAAGGAAGTCTATGTGGCCGGCATCATGGAGCACATCGAGGAAGCCGGCATCCACTCCGGTGACTCGGCCTGCGTGCTGCCTTCCTTCTCGCTCTCCTATGATCATGTGGCCCTCATCGCCGCCCAGGCCGAAGCTCTGGCCCGCGAGCTCAAGGTGGTGGGCCTGATGAACATCCAGTTCGCCATCAAGGGCGACGACCTGTACATCCTGGAAGTGAACCCGCGTGCCTCGCGCACCGCGCCCTTCGTCTCCAAGGCCACCGGCGTGCCGCTGCCCTACATGGCCACCCAGGTCATGCTGGGCAAGACCCTGGACGAGCTGGACCCCTGGAGCATGCGCCGCGGCGGCTTCACCTGCGTCAAGGAAGCCGTGCTGCCCTTCCAGCGCTTCCCCGGCGTGGACATCATCCTCGGACCCGAGATGCACTCCACCGGCGAAGTCATGGGCATGGGCAGCGATTTCCCCGAAGCCTACTACAAGAGCCAGCTGGCTTCCGGCCAGGATCTGCCGCAGGGCGGCAATGTCTTCATCTCGGTCAACGACCGCGACAAGCCCATCCTGCCCGAAGTGGCGGCCATGTTCGCCGACTTGGGCTTCCATCTGCTGGCCACGAGCGGCACGGCCCGCTACCTGCGCGAACGCGGCCTGGAAGTGGAAGAAGTGCTCAAGGTCTACGAGGGCCGTCCCAACATCGTGGACCGCATGATCAACGGCGACGTGGCCCTGGTCATCAATACGGCCTCGGGCAAGAACACGGCCCGCGACTCCAAGTCCATCCGCCATACGGCCGTGAGCTACGGCGTGCCGTACTGCACCACCGTGGCCGGTGCCAAGGCCTCGGCCATCGCCATCGGCAAGCGCCGTGAAGACACGCATGTGGAAAGCCTGCAGGAATACTACGCGCGGGAAGCGCGGGGGTAA
- a CDS encoding argininosuccinate synthase, whose translation MNKDIKKVVLAYSGGLDTSVILKWLIETYKCDVITVTADLGQPEDLSGVEAKAYKTGASKAYVVDLREEMARDFVFPMMRGAARYENRYMLGTSIARPIITKALVDIARKEGADAIAHGATGKGNDQVRFEFAAKALAPDLKVIAPWREWHLMSRTALNAFAEKHGIPISKEAKRYSMDANMMHTSFEGSELEDPGNAPHESCHERCVPVEQAPNEPEIIEVSFERGNPVAVNGEKMSPYTIIKTLAELAGKHGIGRDDMVENRYVGMKCRGVYENPAGTLLYALHRDLEGLCMDRELLQLRDMLAVPYSHAVYNGYWFSPEREAMQAFMDKSQETVTGTVRAKLYKGGVWPLARTSPFSLFSEDLATFEGGNYDHKDAAGFIRLNCLRLGMYAAVRNKLGK comes from the coding sequence ATGAACAAAGACATCAAGAAAGTTGTGCTCGCCTACTCCGGCGGCCTGGACACCTCCGTCATCCTCAAGTGGCTGATCGAAACCTACAAGTGCGACGTCATCACCGTCACTGCCGATCTGGGCCAGCCCGAAGACCTGAGCGGTGTGGAAGCCAAGGCTTACAAGACCGGCGCTTCCAAGGCCTACGTGGTGGACCTGCGTGAAGAGATGGCCCGCGACTTCGTCTTCCCCATGATGCGCGGCGCCGCCCGGTACGAGAACCGCTACATGCTGGGCACCTCCATCGCCCGCCCCATCATCACCAAGGCCCTGGTGGACATCGCCCGCAAGGAGGGCGCTGACGCCATCGCCCACGGCGCCACCGGCAAGGGCAACGACCAGGTGCGCTTCGAGTTCGCCGCCAAGGCCCTGGCCCCCGACCTGAAGGTCATCGCCCCCTGGCGCGAATGGCACCTGATGTCCCGTACGGCCCTCAACGCCTTTGCCGAAAAGCACGGCATCCCGATCTCCAAGGAAGCCAAGCGCTACAGCATGGACGCCAACATGATGCACACCAGCTTCGAAGGCAGCGAGCTGGAAGACCCGGGCAACGCGCCCCACGAGTCCTGCCACGAGCGCTGCGTGCCCGTGGAACAGGCCCCCAACGAGCCCGAGATCATCGAAGTGAGCTTCGAGCGCGGCAACCCCGTGGCCGTCAACGGCGAAAAGATGTCGCCCTACACCATCATCAAGACCCTGGCCGAACTGGCCGGCAAGCACGGCATCGGCCGTGACGACATGGTGGAAAACCGCTATGTGGGCATGAAGTGCCGCGGCGTGTACGAGAACCCCGCCGGCACCCTGCTCTACGCCCTGCACCGCGACCTGGAAGGCCTGTGCATGGACCGCGAACTGCTGCAGCTGCGCGACATGCTGGCCGTGCCCTACTCCCACGCCGTATACAACGGCTACTGGTTCTCGCCCGAACGCGAAGCCATGCAGGCCTTCATGGACAAGTCCCAGGAGACCGTCACCGGTACCGTGCGCGCCAAGCTGTACAAGGGCGGCGTGTGGCCCCTGGCCCGCACCTCTCCCTTCTCCCTGTTCTCCGAAGACCTGGCCACCTTCGAAGGCGGCAACTACGACCACAAGGACGCTGCCGGCTTCATCCGTCTCAACTGCCTGCGCCTCGGCATGTACGCCGCGGTCCGGAACAAGCTGGGCAAGTAA
- the argH gene encoding argininosuccinate lyase, protein MSTNQSWGGRFAEGPREAVAAYTDSQTYDRALYAQDIRGSQAHARMLGRQGVITPEEAEQIVNGLDAVKQEIESGAFVWKPALEDVHMNIEARLTEIIGDVGKKLHTGRSRNDQVGLTFRLFVADRLTAWQQRAAHLCATLVSCADGHQDDILPGCTHMQPAQPVSLAHHLLAYAWMFRRDCMRLDDVLRRVRISPLGAAALAGTTYPLDPQSVADEVGFDGIYGNSMDAVSDRDFVLEALFAASCIMAHLSRLCEELIIWANPAFGFVQLSDGYSTGSSIMPQKKNPDVAELMRGKTGRVYGALMGMLTIMKGLPMTYNRDLQEDKEGFLDADRTVDASLMLMAGMLEELTFRTDRMRAACARGFLNATELADYLVGKGLPFREAHHVTGHAVALAEKQGKGLEDLSLAELQQLDARITDDVYAVLDYAAAVRRRETPAGTGPRSVARQIEQLRTWLQERA, encoded by the coding sequence ATGAGCACCAATCAGAGCTGGGGCGGCCGCTTCGCCGAAGGCCCCAGAGAAGCCGTGGCCGCCTATACCGATTCCCAGACCTATGACCGCGCCCTCTATGCCCAGGACATCCGCGGTTCCCAGGCACACGCCCGCATGCTGGGCCGCCAGGGCGTCATCACACCCGAAGAGGCCGAACAGATCGTCAACGGTCTCGATGCCGTGAAGCAGGAGATCGAATCCGGCGCCTTTGTCTGGAAACCGGCGCTGGAAGACGTGCACATGAACATCGAGGCCCGCCTTACCGAGATCATCGGCGACGTGGGCAAAAAACTGCACACCGGCCGCAGCCGCAACGACCAGGTGGGCCTGACCTTCCGCCTGTTCGTGGCCGACCGCCTGACGGCCTGGCAGCAGCGCGCCGCCCACCTGTGCGCCACCCTGGTGTCCTGCGCCGACGGCCATCAGGACGACATCCTGCCCGGCTGCACCCACATGCAGCCCGCCCAGCCCGTGAGCCTGGCCCACCATCTGCTGGCCTATGCCTGGATGTTCCGCCGCGACTGTATGCGCCTGGACGACGTGCTCAGGCGCGTGCGCATCTCGCCGCTGGGCGCCGCCGCCCTGGCCGGCACCACCTATCCCCTCGATCCGCAGAGCGTGGCCGACGAGGTGGGCTTCGACGGCATCTACGGCAATTCCATGGACGCCGTCTCCGACCGTGACTTCGTGCTGGAGGCCCTGTTCGCCGCCTCCTGCATCATGGCCCACCTGTCCCGCCTGTGTGAAGAGCTCATCATCTGGGCCAACCCGGCCTTCGGCTTCGTGCAGCTTTCCGACGGCTATTCCACGGGCTCGTCCATCATGCCCCAGAAAAAGAACCCCGACGTGGCCGAACTGATGCGCGGCAAGACCGGCCGCGTCTACGGCGCGCTCATGGGCATGCTGACCATCATGAAGGGCCTGCCCATGACCTACAACCGCGACCTGCAGGAAGACAAGGAAGGCTTCCTTGATGCCGACCGCACCGTGGACGCCTCCCTGATGCTCATGGCCGGCATGCTGGAAGAGCTGACCTTCCGTACCGACCGCATGCGCGCCGCCTGCGCCCGCGGCTTCCTCAATGCCACGGAACTGGCCGACTATCTGGTGGGCAAGGGCCTGCCCTTCCGCGAGGCCCATCATGTCACGGGCCATGCCGTGGCCCTGGCCGAAAAACAGGGCAAGGGCCTGGAAGACCTTTCGCTGGCCGAGCTCCAGCAGCTGGATGCCCGCATCACCGATGACGTCTATGCCGTGCTGGACTACGCCGCCGCCGTACGCCGCCGCGAAACGCCCGCCGGTACCGGCCCCCGTTCCGTGGCCCGCCAGATCGAGCAGCTGCGTACCTGGCTGCAGGAGCGCGCATGA
- the fusA gene encoding elongation factor G has product MKNIRNIGIIAHIDAGKTTLSERMLYYSRKIHRLGEVHDGTATMDYMPEEQERGITIMSACTTCQWNGHTINLIDTPGHVDFTIEVERSLRVLDGAVGVFCGVAGVEPQSETVWRQSEGFGVPKIAFINKMDRMGADFANVLEGMKKRLGANPLPLTIPNGEGEAFDGVLDLLAREHLDFDQADQGRTVTRRPWSDAEAAVAEPWRESLLEHLAEADEPFLDLYLGGEYSLDDVRAALRRATLSRAVTPVFCGSALRNSGVQPVLDAVCDLLPSPLDVPAPVGRDSEGHEVPVPPDAAAPAVVLIFKVLMENGRKLAFARVYAGSLHEGDALTNTAGRTEDRISRIYRMHADRREQLESASTGEIVALVGLRGAHTGETYCHKSRLLALEAIDSYAPVITLALEPRNADEGKVLDEALARYAAEDPTLAVRMDEETACRMVSGMGELHLDVLLERMSREYGISPRAGHPQVILRETVRKEADGRGEFDRELGKEHHFGHVELHVRPLPRGTGNRVLVGDFLPADEAEARKLLPRPLLDAALEGVRDALQSGALTGYPVEDVEVTLTAVERREGQTTVPGCHMAAGMALREALAAASPVALEPLMKVEISVPDEFLGAAISLFGTAGGRVEDLEDRSGLKHVRGLAPLRKLFGFSTSLRSATQGRAGLVLTFDRFDLP; this is encoded by the coding sequence ATGAAGAACATCCGCAATATCGGCATCATCGCCCACATCGACGCGGGCAAGACCACGCTCTCGGAGCGCATGCTCTACTACAGCCGCAAGATCCACCGCCTGGGGGAAGTCCACGACGGCACCGCCACCATGGACTACATGCCCGAAGAGCAGGAGCGCGGCATCACCATCATGTCGGCCTGCACCACCTGCCAGTGGAACGGGCACACCATCAACCTCATCGACACGCCCGGCCATGTGGACTTCACCATCGAGGTGGAGCGCTCCCTGCGCGTGCTGGATGGCGCGGTGGGCGTGTTCTGCGGCGTGGCCGGTGTGGAGCCGCAGTCCGAGACGGTCTGGCGGCAGTCGGAGGGGTTCGGCGTGCCCAAGATCGCCTTCATCAACAAGATGGACCGGATGGGTGCCGATTTCGCCAATGTGCTGGAAGGCATGAAAAAACGCCTGGGCGCCAATCCCCTGCCCCTGACCATCCCCAACGGGGAGGGCGAGGCGTTCGACGGCGTGCTGGACCTGCTGGCCCGCGAGCATCTGGACTTCGACCAGGCCGACCAGGGCCGCACCGTGACCCGCCGCCCCTGGAGCGATGCGGAAGCCGCTGTGGCCGAGCCCTGGCGGGAAAGCCTGCTGGAGCATCTGGCCGAGGCCGACGAGCCCTTCCTCGACCTTTATCTGGGCGGGGAATACAGCCTGGACGACGTGCGCGCCGCCCTGCGCCGGGCCACCCTGAGCCGGGCCGTGACCCCGGTGTTCTGCGGCTCCGCCCTGCGCAACAGCGGCGTGCAGCCCGTGCTGGATGCGGTCTGCGACCTGCTGCCCTCGCCGCTGGACGTGCCCGCGCCCGTGGGCCGCGACAGTGAGGGCCACGAGGTGCCCGTGCCCCCCGATGCCGCCGCGCCCGCCGTGGTACTAATCTTCAAGGTGCTCATGGAGAACGGCCGCAAGCTGGCTTTTGCCCGCGTCTACGCAGGCAGCCTGCACGAAGGCGACGCCCTGACCAACACCGCCGGCAGGACCGAGGACCGCATCAGCCGCATCTACCGCATGCACGCCGACCGCCGCGAGCAGCTGGAAAGCGCCTCCACCGGCGAGATCGTGGCCCTCGTGGGCCTGCGCGGCGCGCATACCGGCGAGACCTATTGCCACAAAAGCCGCCTGCTGGCCCTGGAAGCCATCGATTCCTACGCGCCGGTCATCACCCTGGCCCTGGAGCCGCGCAATGCCGACGAAGGCAAGGTGCTGGACGAGGCCCTAGCGCGCTACGCCGCCGAGGATCCCACGCTGGCAGTGCGCATGGACGAGGAAACGGCCTGCCGCATGGTCTCCGGCATGGGGGAACTGCATCTGGACGTGCTGCTGGAACGCATGTCCCGCGAATACGGCATCTCGCCCCGGGCCGGACATCCGCAGGTCATCCTGCGCGAGACCGTGCGCAAGGAGGCCGACGGCCGGGGCGAGTTCGACCGCGAACTGGGCAAGGAGCATCACTTCGGCCATGTGGAGCTGCATGTGCGCCCCCTGCCCCGCGGCACGGGCAACCGGGTGCTGGTGGGCGACTTTTTGCCCGCCGACGAGGCCGAGGCGCGCAAGCTGCTGCCCAGGCCCCTGCTGGACGCCGCCCTGGAAGGCGTGCGCGACGCCCTGCAGAGCGGTGCCCTGACCGGCTATCCCGTGGAAGATGTGGAAGTGACCCTGACCGCCGTGGAGCGGCGCGAGGGCCAGACCACCGTGCCCGGCTGCCACATGGCCGCGGGCATGGCCCTGCGCGAGGCCCTGGCCGCGGCATCGCCCGTGGCGCTGGAGCCGCTCATGAAGGTGGAGATCAGCGTGCCCGACGAATTCCTGGGCGCGGCCATCAGCCTGTTCGGCACGGCCGGCGGACGTGTGGAAGACCTGGAGGACCGCTCCGGGCTCAAGCATGTGCGCGGTCTGGCGCCCCTGCGCAAGCTTTTCGGTTTTTCGACCTCCCTGCGCTCGGCCACCCAGGGCCGGGCCGGGCTCGTGCTCACCTTTGACCGCTTCGATCTGCCCTGA
- the rsmA gene encoding 16S rRNA (adenine(1518)-N(6)/adenine(1519)-N(6))-dimethyltransferase RsmA yields MNENTQPKAKKSLGQHFLRHESICKRIASLLLPRDTDNVIEIGPGPGALTRALEAQPHARLVLLEKDSHWAAERQRLGAARTQAVLTDALRFDWSRITPADPWKIIGNLPYNVASPMMWDLFSRATGLVRAAFMVQKEVGQRLAAAPGNGHYGALSVWVQSFARPRMEFVVGPGAFSPPPRVDSAVLSFEPLPLDQRPERPELLALVIKICFQQRRKQLGSIARRCPPAPWLSAAIEQAGITPTLRPEQLTVADFQHISRFGASLLDNPLKN; encoded by the coding sequence ATGAACGAAAACACCCAACCCAAGGCCAAAAAAAGTCTGGGCCAGCACTTTTTGCGGCATGAGAGCATCTGCAAGCGCATCGCCTCCCTGCTGCTGCCCAGGGACACGGACAACGTCATCGAGATAGGCCCCGGCCCCGGCGCCCTGACCCGCGCCCTCGAGGCCCAGCCCCATGCCCGGCTGGTGCTGCTGGAAAAGGACAGCCACTGGGCGGCCGAACGCCAGCGCCTGGGCGCGGCGCGCACCCAGGCCGTGCTGACGGACGCGCTGCGCTTTGACTGGAGCCGCATCACGCCCGCCGATCCGTGGAAGATCATCGGCAACCTGCCCTACAATGTGGCCTCGCCCATGATGTGGGACCTGTTCTCACGGGCCACGGGCCTGGTGCGGGCGGCCTTCATGGTCCAGAAGGAAGTTGGCCAGCGCCTGGCCGCCGCGCCGGGCAACGGCCACTACGGGGCCCTGTCGGTCTGGGTGCAGAGCTTCGCCCGGCCGCGCATGGAATTCGTCGTGGGCCCCGGCGCCTTCAGCCCGCCGCCCAGGGTGGATTCCGCCGTGCTCTCCTTCGAGCCCCTGCCCCTGGACCAGCGCCCGGAACGCCCGGAACTGCTGGCCCTGGTCATCAAAATCTGCTTTCAGCAGCGCCGCAAGCAGCTGGGCAGCATCGCCCGACGCTGTCCGCCGGCGCCGTGGCTGTCCGCGGCCATCGAACAGGCCGGCATCACGCCCACCCTGCGGCCGGAGCAGCTCACGGTGGCGGACTTTCAGCATATCAGCCGTTTCGGGGCTTCCTTGCTTGACAACCCCTTGAAAAACTGA
- a CDS encoding HU family DNA-binding protein, which produces MTKADLVEKIAAKANLTKAAAERALNAFLASVEESLAQDDKLTLTGFGTFMVETRKERQGRNPRTGATLTIPACKMVKFRPGKMLKDALD; this is translated from the coding sequence ATGACCAAGGCTGACCTGGTTGAAAAGATTGCCGCCAAGGCCAATCTGACCAAAGCCGCTGCCGAACGTGCGCTCAATGCCTTCCTGGCTTCTGTGGAAGAATCCCTGGCCCAGGACGACAAGCTGACCCTGACCGGATTCGGCACCTTCATGGTGGAGACCCGCAAGGAACGCCAGGGCCGCAACCCCCGCACCGGCGCGACCCTGACCATCCCCGCCTGCAAGATGGTGAAATTCCGTCCCGGCAAGATGCTCAAGGACGCCCTCGACTAG
- a CDS encoding YbjN domain-containing protein yields the protein MDKKFCFDALAEEGFQPEIDEDGDISFLAGEVSLSLLLDEEDKDFFSLVCAFEVDDMDQLELFYSAASEASRQYRIAKAYIGEIEDECFEIRFCVEGLATPELFRSNLRRYVELLLDMQESVFDACGEDDEEE from the coding sequence ATGGACAAGAAATTCTGTTTCGATGCCCTGGCCGAAGAAGGCTTCCAGCCCGAGATCGACGAAGACGGCGACATCTCCTTCCTGGCGGGCGAGGTCTCCCTTTCCCTGCTCCTCGACGAGGAGGACAAGGACTTCTTCTCCCTGGTCTGCGCCTTCGAAGTGGACGACATGGATCAGCTGGAGCTCTTCTACAGCGCCGCCTCCGAAGCCTCCCGCCAATACCGGATCGCCAAGGCCTACATCGGCGAGATCGAGGACGAATGCTTCGAGATCCGCTTCTGTGTGGAGGGCCTGGCCACGCCGGAACTCTTCCGCAGCAACCTGCGCCGCTATGTGGAGCTGCTGCTGGACATGCAGGAAAGCGTCTTTGACGCCTGCGGAGAAGACGACGAGGAGGAGTAG
- the rpsU gene encoding 30S ribosomal protein S21 has translation MPGVFLNEDDYNFDIALRRFKKQVEKAGVLSEMKKRQHYEKPSVMRKKKKAAARKRLMKKIRKMNMA, from the coding sequence GTGCCCGGAGTGTTTCTGAACGAAGACGATTACAACTTCGATATCGCGCTGCGCCGCTTCAAGAAGCAGGTGGAAAAGGCCGGTGTGCTGTCCGAAATGAAAAAGCGCCAGCACTACGAAAAGCCCAGCGTGATGCGCAAGAAGAAGAAGGCTGCTGCCCGTAAGCGCCTGATGAAGAAAATCAGAAAGATGAACATGGCCTAG